In Arachis hypogaea cultivar Tifrunner chromosome 17, arahy.Tifrunner.gnm2.J5K5, whole genome shotgun sequence, a single window of DNA contains:
- the LOC112764485 gene encoding exocyst complex component SEC3A encodes MAKSSADDAELRRACEAAIEGKQKVVLSIRVAKTSGGSAWGKSSKLGRQMAKPRVLALSTKQKGHRTKAFLRVLKYSNGGVLEPAKIYKLKHLSKVEVVREDPSGCTFTLGFDNLRTKRTAPPEWTMRNIDDRNRLLLLILNICKDIGGRIPKVVGIDVVEMALWAKENTSTVSTQTHTEVDGPVESAAIFTTETELNVNVEKELVSQAEEEDMEALLGTYVMGIGEAEVLTERLKRELQALEAANVHAILETEPLIDEVLKGIEAATNCVEDMDEWLGMFNVKLRHMREDIESIETRNNKLELQSVNNRRLMEELDGLLQILKIPPEHEAFLTGDKFEEQQMLQSTGALEWLSDAMRGIVATKVDPVYGNMTAVHEKRGELQLLKSTFVFKVTTFLRNYFANFVEFLLKDKNNFSQRGQLKRPDHSELRYKCRTYARLLQHLKMLDKNSLLQLRKNYCSSMNLLLRREACEFANEIRANTKAPRNVAVWLDSPAGAGQNVNSADTSVVSDAYTRMLTVFIPLLVDECSFFAQFMCFEVPIHAPPGGVDGDDDNDDDLGIMDIDEKDGKSGKNPANPPNPEELAALNNSLQDLLDGMQEDFYNVIDWAFKIDPLRCISMHGITERYLFGPKADAAGVVRILLGDLESRISMQFSRYVDEACHHIEKFERNTRQTGVLPYIPRFATLATRMEQYITGQSRDLVDQAYMKFVTIMFVTLEKVAQAEPKYADIFLFENYAAFQNSLYDLANVVPTLAKFYHQASEAYEQACSRHISMIIYYQFERLFQFARKIEDHISNNVQLEEIAFQVGMSKSDLRKTLKASLSGVDKSVAAMYKKLQKNLTSEELLPSLWEKCKKDFLAKYESFAFLVGKIYPTESIPSITEMRDLLANM; translated from the exons ATGGCGAAATCGAGCGCCGACGATGCTGAGCTCCGGCGAGCATGCGAGGCTGCGATTGAGGGGAAGCAGAAGGTGGTGCTTTCGATCAGAGTTGCAAAGACAAGCGGGGGCTCTGCATGGGGTAAATCTTCCAAGCTTGGCCGCCAAATGGCTAAGCCTAGGGTCCTCGCTCTCTCga CAAAACAAAAAGGTCACAGGACGAAAGCGTTTCTTCGAGTTTTGAAGTATTCCAATGGAGGAGTTCTCGAG CCTGCTAAGATATACAAGCTGAAGCACCTTTCAAAAGTGGAAGTTGTAAGAGAGGATCCCAGTGGATGTACATTTACACTG GGATTTGATAACCTGAGAACCAAGAGAACGGCTCCTCCGGAGTGGACAATGCGCAATATTGATGACAG GAATCGCCTCCTGCTTTTGATCTTAAATATCTGCAAAGATATTGGAGGTCGCATTCCTAAGGTTGTTGGCATTGACGTTGTGGAGATGGCTCTTTGGGCTAAG GAAAATACATCCACAGTTTCCACTCAAACCCACACAGAAGTAGATGGTCCTGTTGAATCTGCTGCTATTTTTACGACAGAAACAGAACTGAATGTCAATGTCGAAAAGGAACTTGTCTCCCAGGCAGAGGAAGAGGACATGGAGGCTCTTTTGGGGAC TTATGTCATGGGAATTGGTGAAGCAGAGGTATTAACTGAAAGGTTGAAGAGGGAGCTGCAGGCTCTTGAAGCAGCAAATGTCCATGCCATTTTAGAAACTGAACCTTTAATAGATGAG GTATTGAAAGGGATTGAGGCAGCAACGAATTGTGTGGAAGACATGGATGAATGGTTAGGCATGTTCAATGTGAAACTTCGACACATGAGGGAGGATATTGAATCG ATCGAAACCCGTAATAACAAGTTGGAATTGCAATCAGTAAATAACAGACGTCTCATGGAGGAGCTTGATGGGCTTCTCCAGATATTGAAAATCCCTCCTGAA CATGAAGCATTTTTGACAGGAGATAAATTTGAAGAACAACAAATGCTTCAAAGTACAGGAGCATTGGAGTGGTTGAGTGATGCTATGCGTGGTATCGTTGCAACTAAAGTAGATCCTGTTTATGGAAATATGACAGCT GTTCACGAGAAGCGAGGGGAGCTTCAACTATTAAAGTCTACTTTTGTTTTCAAAGTTACAACATTCTTAAGAAATTATTTCGCTAATTTTGTGGAATTCTTGTTAAAGGATAAAAATAACTTTTCTCAG CGTGGACAGTTGAAAAGACCAGATCATTCTGAACTACGGTACAAGTGCAGGACATATGCACGTCTTTTGCAACATTTAAAG ATGCTTGATAAGAACAGCTTGCTTCAATTGAGGAAAAATTATTGCTCTTCTATGAACTTACTTCTTCGCAGGGAG GCCTGTGAGTTTGCTAATGAAATTCGTGCTAATACCAAAGCGCCTAGAAATGTAGCTGTTTGGCTTGATAGCCCTGCAGGTGCTGGTCAGAACGTAAATTCTGCTGACACTTCTGTAGTTTCTGATGCATACACAAGAATGCTCACAGTTTTTATTCCACTTCTGGTTGATGAG TGTTCATTTTTTGCACAATTCATGTGCTTTGAAGTTCCTATACATGCTCCTCCAGGAGGAGTTGAtggagatgatgataatgatgatgatttggGAATCATGGACATTGACGAGAAAGACGGTAAATCTG GGAAAAATCCTGCAAATCCTCCAAATCCTGAGGAGCTTGCAGCTCTAAATAATTCACTTCAAGATTTGCTTGATGGAATGCAA GAAGACTTCTATAATGTTATAGATTGGGCATTCAAGATCGATCCTCTACGCTGCATATCAATGCACGGAATAACAGAACGCTATCTCTTTGGTCCAAAAGCTGATGCAGCGGGAGTTGTACGCATTTTGCTTGGCGACCTGGAGTCTCGTAtatctatgcaattcagccgt TATGTTGATGAAGCTTGCCATCATATTGAAAAGTTTGAGCGCAATACTCGCCAGACAGGTGTCTTGCCCTACATTCCCAG ATTTGCAACCCTTGCAACACGGATGGAGCAGTACATCACAGGACAGTCGAGAGACCTCGTTGACCAAGCATACATGAAATTT GTCACCATAATGTTTGTAACTTTAGAAAAAGTTGCACAAGCAGAGCCAAAATATGCAGATATATTTCTTTTTGAGAATTATGCCGCCTTTCAAAACAG TTTGTATGACCTTGCCAATGTTGTGCCCACTTTGGCCAAGTTTTACCATCAGGCTAGTGAAGCCTACGAGCAAGCTTGCTCACGCCACATTAGTATGATTATCTACTAT CAATTTGAACGCCTCTTCCAGTTTGCTCGAAAGATTGAGGACCACATAAGCAATAATGTTCAACTCGAAGAG ATTGCTTTCCAAGTTGGGATGTCAAAATCAGATCTACGGAAGACGCTAAAAGCCAGTTTATCTGGG GTGGACAAGTCCGTAGCTGCAATGTACAAGAAATTGCAAAAAAATTTAACTTCGGAGGAACTGCTGCCTTCCTTGTGGGAAAAATGCAAG AAAGATTTCCTTGCTAAGTATGAAAGTTTTGCCTTTCTTGTCGGTAAGATATACCCTACCGAATCAATCCCTTCTATAACAGAGATGAGAGACCTTTTAGCCAACATGTAA
- the LOC112764486 gene encoding uncharacterized protein isoform X2, translated as MHASDSNVFVTSDDEVELVSGKSGSCSFHGMTFPSVEGGKSKNASFEKKDNSFFWLLAPAAFISCLILPRFFLRDVVEAFIKDPRLVDIVSSLFSEILFYIGFATFLLVADNVQNPYLEFSSKRWGLITGLKGYLYSAIFTTGLKIIVPVLLLYMTWSVVSLEAIVTIGPFLVGCVAQIAFETYLNQRESSCWPIVPIIFEVYRMYQVSKAANFAEILLFAMRELPSTPAVKERSGALFAIMVTFQLLGMVCLWSLMTFLVRLFPSRPVADNY; from the exons ATGCATGCATCTGATTCTAATGTATTTGTTACTTCTGATGATGAGGTGGAGCTAGTAAGTGGTAAATCAGGCTCCTGTTCTTTTCATGGGATGACATTCCCGTCGGTAGAAGGAGGAAAATCGAAAAATGCCTCCTTTGAAAAAAAGGACAACTCTTTTTTCTGGCTTTTAGCTCCTGCTGCATTCATATCCTGTTTGATTCTGCCGCGATTTTTTCTCAGGGATGTGGTTGAGGCTTTCATTAAGGATCCGAGACTAGTAG ATATTGTGAGTTCATTATTTTCCGAGATCTTGTTCTACATTGGATTTGCTACATTTCTGCTCGTGGCTGATAATGTCCAGAATCCTTATTTGGAGTTTAGCTCAAAAAGATGGGGTCTCATCACTGGCCTCAAAGGATACCTATACTCTGCCATCTTCACAACGGGTCTGAAGATTATTGTTCCTGTCCTTCTGTTGTACATGACCTGGTCAGTGGTTTCCCTGGAAGCTATTGTGACTATAGGTCCATTTTTAGTTGGTTGTGTTGCTCAAATTGCGTTCGAGACATATTTGAACCAACGCGAGTCATCTTGCTGGCCTATAGTCCCAATTATATTTGAG GTATATAGAATGTATCAGGTTTCAAAAGCGGCTAATTTTGCTGAGATATTGTTGTTTGCTATGAGGGAGCTTCCTTCCACACCAGCAGTGAAGGAACGAAGTGGAGCTCTGTTTGCAATCATGGTGACCTTTCAGTTACTAGGGATGGTGTGCCTTTGGTCATTGATGACATTTCTTGTGAGGCTTTTCCCTTCTAGGCCTGTAGCAGACAATTATTGA
- the LOC112764486 gene encoding uncharacterized protein isoform X1 → MELGALCCSLPSQPLQFSNRRIISVSSNPQAPGTRTTFRFQTPSLSFACASKCLKWVDTWPSISLMHASDSNVFVTSDDEVELVSGKSGSCSFHGMTFPSVEGGKSKNASFEKKDNSFFWLLAPAAFISCLILPRFFLRDVVEAFIKDPRLVDIVSSLFSEILFYIGFATFLLVADNVQNPYLEFSSKRWGLITGLKGYLYSAIFTTGLKIIVPVLLLYMTWSVVSLEAIVTIGPFLVGCVAQIAFETYLNQRESSCWPIVPIIFEVYRMYQVSKAANFAEILLFAMRELPSTPAVKERSGALFAIMVTFQLLGMVCLWSLMTFLVRLFPSRPVADNY, encoded by the exons ATGGAACTTGGTGCCCTTTGCTGTAGTCTTCCCTCTCAACCTCTCCAATTCTCTAATCGCCGTATTATCTCAGTGAGTAGTAATCCACAAGCGCCTGGAACTCGCACCACATTCAGATTTCAGACACCAAGTTTGAGCTTTGCATGCGCGTCCAAAT GTTTGAAGTGGGTAGATACATGGCCTTCAATTTCTCTTATGCATGCATCTGATTCTAATGTATTTGTTACTTCTGATGATGAGGTGGAGCTAGTAAGTGGTAAATCAGGCTCCTGTTCTTTTCATGGGATGACATTCCCGTCGGTAGAAGGAGGAAAATCGAAAAATGCCTCCTTTGAAAAAAAGGACAACTCTTTTTTCTGGCTTTTAGCTCCTGCTGCATTCATATCCTGTTTGATTCTGCCGCGATTTTTTCTCAGGGATGTGGTTGAGGCTTTCATTAAGGATCCGAGACTAGTAG ATATTGTGAGTTCATTATTTTCCGAGATCTTGTTCTACATTGGATTTGCTACATTTCTGCTCGTGGCTGATAATGTCCAGAATCCTTATTTGGAGTTTAGCTCAAAAAGATGGGGTCTCATCACTGGCCTCAAAGGATACCTATACTCTGCCATCTTCACAACGGGTCTGAAGATTATTGTTCCTGTCCTTCTGTTGTACATGACCTGGTCAGTGGTTTCCCTGGAAGCTATTGTGACTATAGGTCCATTTTTAGTTGGTTGTGTTGCTCAAATTGCGTTCGAGACATATTTGAACCAACGCGAGTCATCTTGCTGGCCTATAGTCCCAATTATATTTGAG GTATATAGAATGTATCAGGTTTCAAAAGCGGCTAATTTTGCTGAGATATTGTTGTTTGCTATGAGGGAGCTTCCTTCCACACCAGCAGTGAAGGAACGAAGTGGAGCTCTGTTTGCAATCATGGTGACCTTTCAGTTACTAGGGATGGTGTGCCTTTGGTCATTGATGACATTTCTTGTGAGGCTTTTCCCTTCTAGGCCTGTAGCAGACAATTATTGA
- the LOC112766419 gene encoding uncharacterized protein isoform X2: protein MELRTLCCGLTSQPLQFSNHHRRLTSSQALRTRAPFGFRFADTSKCLKWVSKGPPYLELDRFQRPLLMHASDSNVNGGLEVRPNRNSSVAVTSYNGIEPFRGKPGSVSFYGITFQSVEEGKLESAPFEKEESSYFWLLAPVVLISSLILPQFFIGNVVETFFNDVILVDVMSSFFVEATFYIGLAIFLLVTDRVQRPYLEYSSKRWDLITGLRGYRHSAAFTMGLKIVVPLALLWMTSPVIPMATVVAITPFLVGCVAQIAFERFLDKRRTSCWPLVPIIFELFRLYQLTRAANFAERLMFSLKGLALTPEVLERTGALFAMMVTFQALAILCIWSLMTFLLRLFPSSSRHVLENNY, encoded by the exons ATGGAACTTCGAACCCTTTGTTGTGGTCTTACCTCTCAGCCTCTCCAATTCTCTAATCATCATCGTCGTTTAACCTCA TCACAAGCGCTTCGAACCCGCGCCCCATTCGGATTTCGGTTTGCAGACACATCCAAAt GTTTGAAATGGGTGAGTAAAGGGCCTCCATATTTGGAATTGGATAGATTCCAAAGGCCTCTTCTAATGCACGCTTCTGATTCAAATGTAAATGGTGGGTTGGAGGTTCGCCCAAACCGAAATTCTAGTGTAGCGGTTACTAGTTATAATGGGATAGAACCATTTCGAGGTAAACCAGGCTCTGTTTCGTTCTACGGTATTACATTCCAGTCTGTTGAAGAAGGGAAGTTGGAATCTGCACcctttgaaaaagaggaaagctCATACTTCTGGCTTTTAGCTCCTGTTGTGCTCATATCCTCTTTGATTTTGCCACAGTTCTTTATTGGAAATGTAGTTGAAACTTTCTTTAACGATGTGATCCTAGTAG ATGTTATGAGTTCATTCTTTGTTGAGGCCACATTCTACATTGGACTTGCAATATTTCTGCTTGTGACTGATCGCGTCCAGAGGCCATATTTGGAGTATAGCTCAAAAAGATGGGATCTGATCACCGGCCTCAGAGGATACCGTCACTCTGCCGCCTTCACAATGGGTTTGAAGATTGTTGTTCCTCTCGCTCTTCTGTGGATGACTTCACCAGTGATTCCCATGGCAACTGTTGTGGCTATAACCCCCTTTTTAGTCGGCTGTGTTGCTCAAATTGCATTTGAGAGATTTTTGGACAAGCGTCGGACATCATGCTGGCCCCTAGTCCCAATTATCTTCgag TTATTCAGACTGTATCAGCTTACAAGGGCAGCTAATTTTGCGGAGAGGTTGATGTTCTCTTTGAAGGGACTTGCTTTGACACCAGAAGTGCTGGAACGAACTGGAGCTTTATTTGCAATGATGGTAACCTTCCAAGCACTGGCGATTTTGTGCATTTGGTCATTGATGACGTTTCTTTTGAGGCTTTTCCCTTCTAGCTCTAGGCATGTACTAGAAAACAATTACTGA
- the LOC112766419 gene encoding uncharacterized protein isoform X1, translated as MELRTLCCGLTSQPLQFSNHHRRLTSSQALRTRAPFGFRFADTSKCLKWVSKGPPYLELDRFQRPLLMHASDSNVNGGLEVRPNRNSSVAVTSYNGIEPFRGKPGSVSFYGITFQSVEEGKLESAPFEKEESSYFWLLAPVVLISSLILPQFFIGNVVETFFNDVILVDVMSSFFVEATFYIGLAIFLLVTDRVQRPYLEYSSKRWDLITGLRGYRHSAAFTMGLKIVVPLALLWMTSPVIPMATVVAITPFLVGCVAQIAFERFLDKRRTSCWPLVPIIFELFRLYQLTRAANFAERLMFSLKGLALTPEVLERTGALFAMMVVYRMVMGSMVLHAAVMEVSNKSDGPMRGEVIGWSDY; from the exons ATGGAACTTCGAACCCTTTGTTGTGGTCTTACCTCTCAGCCTCTCCAATTCTCTAATCATCATCGTCGTTTAACCTCA TCACAAGCGCTTCGAACCCGCGCCCCATTCGGATTTCGGTTTGCAGACACATCCAAAt GTTTGAAATGGGTGAGTAAAGGGCCTCCATATTTGGAATTGGATAGATTCCAAAGGCCTCTTCTAATGCACGCTTCTGATTCAAATGTAAATGGTGGGTTGGAGGTTCGCCCAAACCGAAATTCTAGTGTAGCGGTTACTAGTTATAATGGGATAGAACCATTTCGAGGTAAACCAGGCTCTGTTTCGTTCTACGGTATTACATTCCAGTCTGTTGAAGAAGGGAAGTTGGAATCTGCACcctttgaaaaagaggaaagctCATACTTCTGGCTTTTAGCTCCTGTTGTGCTCATATCCTCTTTGATTTTGCCACAGTTCTTTATTGGAAATGTAGTTGAAACTTTCTTTAACGATGTGATCCTAGTAG ATGTTATGAGTTCATTCTTTGTTGAGGCCACATTCTACATTGGACTTGCAATATTTCTGCTTGTGACTGATCGCGTCCAGAGGCCATATTTGGAGTATAGCTCAAAAAGATGGGATCTGATCACCGGCCTCAGAGGATACCGTCACTCTGCCGCCTTCACAATGGGTTTGAAGATTGTTGTTCCTCTCGCTCTTCTGTGGATGACTTCACCAGTGATTCCCATGGCAACTGTTGTGGCTATAACCCCCTTTTTAGTCGGCTGTGTTGCTCAAATTGCATTTGAGAGATTTTTGGACAAGCGTCGGACATCATGCTGGCCCCTAGTCCCAATTATCTTCgag TTATTCAGACTGTATCAGCTTACAAGGGCAGCTAATTTTGCGGAGAGGTTGATGTTCTCTTTGAAGGGACTTGCTTTGACACCAGAAGTGCTGGAACGAACTGGAGCTTTATTTGCAATGATG GTGGTGTATCGCATGGTTATGGGGTCTATGGTGCTTCACGCCGCTGTGATGGAGGTGTcaaacaaatcggacggtccgatgaGAGGGGAAgtaatcggatggtccgattacTGA